The Psychrobacter sanguinis genome includes the window AGTAGTTCTGTCAAACATCCAGAGAAGCCTCAAACATCAATCTTGTCATTATCAGGTACGATCGGCGCATCAGTTACCGCACCTTGGGCAGACTTAGTTTTATATTCAATGTTAAATGATGCGTTAATACGGGCAACCGCAGATACACGTACATTAAATGGCGCTAAAATTGCCACTAAAGGTGATCTTAAGCTAAGTGTTGATACAACGAACAGTCACCCAATGGCACAAAGGCTCAATAGTCTTGAGTTAAATGGTGCGACGCCTTTTTCAGTCACCTTTACTGATAGCTTGCAATTGCGTTTAAATGAAGGCGTAATTTTTTGATTGATGATTTGAACTTCAAAAATCTGCTTACAGTAAAATTTTTTTAAGGAGCAATTCAATAATCAATTAACTCCTTCTACTTTAATGCTAACATGCTTACTTAAACAATCAGACTCATAATATCTATTGTTCCCATAACAGACGTTACGTTAAATGACTTCGCTTGATTGTGTTTTAAGCCTGGCTCAATGAAAAAGCCCCCTGCTGGAAGATAGCAGAGGGCTTTTTTTAGGTATGAGACTTGGCAGTCTTAGAACTTATATACAGCACCGATTGAAAGCATTTGTCCATCAGCGTCACTACTCATCATCGACCACTCACCTTCAATGTCAACATTTGGGGTAGCAGAGAAGCCTAGTCCTAGACCCAGTGTTTTTCTGTTTAGTATATACGAAGTATATTAGATCTCTATTTAATCATTTAATCGCAGGTAAATAGTTATCAAGACTTTTGTTCTTCTTATTAAATGACTCAGGCTCTCGCTGTATGATATTCATCATTTCACGTTTGAAAGTATCAGTATCCATTTTCCCCTGGTAGCTAAGGCTTGGATGGTCATTATAATCATTCATAAACTGTACGTTATTAACGATTGATTGAATAGTATTTTGGGAAAGTGTGCCGTCTTTATCAGCAATTTTATCTAAAACTTTTTTGTGGAATTTTAGCGTTAAGCTAACGTATGAGCGTCTAATTTTTTTATAACTAACATTAACTTTAAAATTCGTCTTTTCGTTAATTTCTTCTATTGCTTTATCAATGACAAATTGTCGAAGTTGGCCAAATTGTTTGTATTTATCCTGAACGCCCATAATCTCCTTAAATTCGTTTAGATCTAACTCTTTACTATACTGATATTGGTTAGTCCACATCACAACTAATTCATATAGTCTTATAGCGTGTATGCTAGATAGCTCAGCTACTTCGTGTAGGCGATACTTGGTGAAGTTAACTGATAACTCAGTCAAATAAGGGAGTATATCCTCAGCAAAGGTAACCGTTATCTCCGCTTGATCAGGATCAAATAAAATACCACTCACAAAACGAGTTCTAAGCGTCTTATTATCTTCTAACTTTATCCTTACTTCTCTATCAAACAGACGATCAGCACATTTTTTTAAATCTCTATATGCATTATCTCTATTCGTATTTTTATAAAAAAGTTCTTTCATCGTATCAACTGAGATAGTAAATTTTGTCTGTTTTGTCACTTGGTCTGGTCGATTAGGGCGACTATCTATCTTGCTTATACATGCCAACAACAACTCCTTTTCGCTAACAGACATAATATAAGATGCAGATACAAGTTCATTTGATTGTGTCACTAAATTATCTTCCATTTTTACCTCTGCCTTTCAAATGTAAGATTAATTTATCGTAAATCAAAATTAAAAACAATAGTTAAAACAATAATTGTTTTATTTACTGTTTTTTCACTTCATTTACTGTTTTTTCACTTCATTTACTGTTTTTTCACTTCATTTACTGTTTTTTCACTTCATTTACTGTTTTTTCGTCTTGTAAGTTATTGATTTTAAAGGGGAAAAATAGGCCTTAAACAGGATTAAACAGGATTAAACAGGATTAAATGAAAACCCTTAAAAAATAGCGAAAATTTTTTTTTGCTGTGGATAACTTTTTTAACTTAGTTTTTGAGTTAATATCGCTTTCTTAACTTAAAACCCAAAAGAATTAAATTAGAAGCGGTATATAAAAACTGGTGCTAATGTTCAACATCACACCAGTTTAAATTGTTCCAATTAACCTAACGACTGTAACCCCTACTTGTACTTGGTGATTGCATACGTTGAGCATCACGATTAAATGAGCGCAAACCATCCTCTATGGCTTTGTTTTGTTCATTGGGTAACTGACTACCATAAATATTTTTAAACACCTCTACAGTCGAATTTAGAGCGTTTATATAACTCTCTCGCTGACCACTAGGAAGTTTGACCACATCAAAGTAGGCATACTTGAATTGTTGGCAAGTTCTATTTAGCGTATCTGATCTATGGGATTTAGCTAATTCTCTGGCCTCTATGGTTTGTTTGTCATCAGAAATAAACTGATCTAACCCTTGAATGTAGTTAAATGATGAAATGATATCTCGGGTCATTCTACCCACCTCTCCAGCGCTACCCCCTAATTTAGGAATAATACTTTGGTTAAAATCAGCTCTTTTTTGGTCAATATCTTCTTTAAATTCAAACCATGCGGTTAACCGCTCGTTATACTGCTCACGCTCCTGCTTAGGATGATTAACCAGGTGGATAAGGTCCTTGTTGTTGGCAATAAAGCGCTCATCAATCTTATTTTTAACCGCTGTCAAATTGTCTCTAAAATACTTACTTTGAAGATTAAGTGATGTCACAAAGTCTTTAATCACCTCAATTTGTCTATAGTCATATTTATCAGGGTAATCATTAGGATCATCATTAAAGCCAGGTCTCAAACAGTTATCTTGTTGTGTGGCCGTGAGTAATTTATGAGCAAGTCTTAGCTTAAGCTGTTCAGCACGTTCAGATCTTGTCTGATCTTCATAATTTGCTCTTCTAGTTTCTCTATCAATTCGTCCTTGCTGCTGATCAAGTCGAGCAGCTCTTGCTCGTCGTGCGTTGTCATCGAACGGGGTTGGGGCAGGTCTTGCTCGCTTTGTAGCGTTTTGATGGATGCTCTGAGCGAGAGATTCGCTGTCTGCAGCTCTTTTTGAGTTTGCCGTAACCCAGCGTTTTGAGACATCAATTCCTTGTTGTGCTTTATGGTTTCTTTTGTCTGCGTCATCAATTCTATTTGGTAAGTTTTCGCATCGCTCAGCTGCCCAAGCAGTGCCTGATTTTGCGTCCTCAATGCATCGTTTTGAGACATCAATTCTTTGTTGTGCTTCATGGTTTGCTTTGTCTGCGTCATTAATCCAGTTTGGTAAGTTTTCGCATCGCTTAGTTGCCCAAGCAGTGCCTGATTTTGCGTCTTCAATGCATCGTTTTGTGCTATCAGCTCGATCTGCTGCTCGACTACGTTGTTCATTGCAGTATGCAATGTGCTGTTTTGTGCTTTCAGCTCGTCGTTCTGTGTCTGCAATGACTCCAGGTAATCTCTCATTTTGCTTAGTTGCCCAAGCAAGTCCGTCTCGATATTCTTTGATTCGTCGCTCATCTTCTCTCCTTTGTTCTAACACGGCCTGATTGCGTGCTCGAATCTTACGGTTAGTTTCTCCCTTCTGGGTAGCAATACCTCGTCGCTCCATGGCAGTTGCCTCAACCCCCATTTTAATGGTGGGCTGTTGATCAAGTCCTTGGTCCTTATAACTACGCTCATCCATAAGCGGTAGATTATGCTGTTTTAGCCTCTGATTGGCAGTGTCCACCCAAAGCTTACGAATACGCTTAATCTCCTCCATCGAGGAGGGGAGGTTATTTTGTTGACGCTTTTTATTAGACCACTCAAAAGGGATTTTAAATTTAGGGTCAAATGCCAACCTACCATCAGGCCCAATAACAGGCGCGCGCGTCGTCACCATAATATGCGCATGAAAATTACGCGGATCGGGATTTTGCTCTCCTTCACGCAGCCGCTTAGAGCTTGGCTTGGCATTAGGATCAAAGGGCAGCTTCATCACAGGGCGATGCAGACACACATCGGCAATCACATCCATGTCATCACACAGCTTTTGTGCAAACTCTAGAGCAAGCTCATGACGCTGATCTTCAGGTAGCTCATAGGGCAAATTAATCAGCCATTCACGCGCCACACGGCTATCAGATCTTGCCTCAAATGCTTCAGCAGTATTCCAAAGTATCTCGCGATCAATTTTGATATCTAATCCTTTTAACGAAGCAGGTATCACAATATCACTGCTAATCACCCCATCCTTTTTAGAATAATCATGAACCTTGCCATACTTAGCATCATCAAGAATGTCGCCAGCACGATATGCGGCACAGGCCACAGCGGACTGTCCTGCTTTTCTAGAAATTGCTTTAGTCGCAATATGCACCATAGTCATAACAGCTTGCCCTAGATTAAAGGTTTTGCACACCACATCTTTTCGTGGTGTGCGGGGTTTGGGGTATCCCCAACGAAGGGCGATTCAGTTTTTAAAATAGTAACGAAGTGGATAGATTAAAATACTGAGTCGTTACTTCGCCCTTAGTCAGGGGGACGCAACCATCACCCATTAAAATAAAATGTACCAGGTTTATAGTTATTCTATCTTAAAGAGTAGCATAGATGATTGAATGATGCCTAACGCCTTGCTATGCTAGATCAGTATTAATAAAAGGAGTTGTGATTATGTCAGGATCTATTTTTGATAATCAAGAAGCCAATGAGTTAAAAGAGCATCAACGCTTAGAGGAGTTAAAACGTAAAGCTAAGCTGCAACAAGTAAAGCTTGATAAGCGGTTAAATAAACAAAAAATATTGATGGGCGCTTTTTTAGGACAGGTGTTAGCAGGAGAGAGTGAGGATGAAAAATTTATTCAAAATTACTTTGCGAAAAACTTTCCACAATTTTTAACCAGAAAATCAGACAAACAGTTGTTTGCAAGTATGGTGAAAAGCTTGGGGGGTGATATTGGCCTAGATGAAGAGGTGTCTAAAGCTGATGATCAGCCAACTGAGCAGGAGCATGGACAACATAAGCAACCTGATGATACGGAATATACGGATAATGACATCCGTGAGTTGTTCTCAAATCCGCAGGTTGATGCGTTAGCGCCCCATGATGACGGTTATCGTGGATAATGTGTTTTTAGTTAGGCACAATTATAGCCCATAGCTACACTAGAATTTATCACCAGTCGCCGTAAAACCACCCACTTCAGGGGGTGGATATAAGGCAACACACACTGTCGTAAGAAGTCGTTGAAGGGTTATAAGCTAAAATTAATCCTGCCATACTAAAGATATGAAAACCCTCAAGCTACGCATTAAAGACAAACACATAAAAGAGCTGAATCGTCTAAGCGGTTCAGTGAACTTCGTGTGGAACTATGTTAATGCGTTAAGTTTTGAGCATCTAAAACGTACCGGTAAGTACTTTTCAGCCTATGATTTAAACCAGTACACCAAAGGTAGCGGTGAATATTTAGGATTACACAGTCAGACCTTACAGGCTATCAACGAGACACACGCTAAATCACGTAAACAATTTAAAAAAGCCAAACTTAGCTGGCGCAGCAACCGTCCTGATGCCAAACGTAAATCACTGGGTTGGATACCTTTTAAAAAATCTGCTATCAAGTATTTGCAAACAAGGCAGACAGGTAAGAAGGCACTGAAATCAACCCTACAGCTATCCCTATCTAAAGGTCAAAAGCTCCTCATAGATGTATTCGATAGCTACAACCTAAGCGTGTATCAAATTAACACGCTTGAGATAGTACAAGACAGTCGTAGTCGTTGGTATGCGTGTATCACCGTTAAAGACTTTCCTAAGCAAGAGAGTGGCAATGGTAGCGTTGGAATTGCTTTGGGCTTAAAAGAGTCTGCAACCACATCAAATGGTGACAAGCTAACTATTAAGCAAACGCAAAAATGGGCGAATAAATTAGCAGTAGCCCAGCGTGCTAAGAATAAAAGACGTGTTAAAGCAATCCACGCCAAAATTAAAAATACAAGATTAGACTTAATTCATAAATTCACCACCAAGCTTGTTAAAGATAACAGCTTAATTGTGGTTGGTGATGTTAAATCACGCTCATTTACCAATAAAAAAACCAAGCTCGCTAAATCGACATACGATGCAGGTTGGTTTGAACTCAAACGACAACTGGAATATAAATGCAAGCATGCAGGTTGTCAGCTTGAGATCGTAAATGAGAGTTACACTACCCAGACCTGCTCGTGCTGCCACAAAATAAGTGACAGTAGCTTGAGGGTAGAGCAGGTTTGCGAATAAGAGGATGGAGGTGTGCTGAGTGTGACACATGGCATGATAGAGATATCAATGCTGCTAAGAACATCCTTGCGGTCGGGCTTGACCGCCTAGCTGTAGGAATCCCCTCGGTTTAGCCAGGGGAGGAGGTCAATTAACCTGCGCTGTTTGTAATAAATCGCCATTTTTATCGAATAAGCAACTGCTCGTACCCAACAGAGTCCCATCAAAGCTATCTTCAGCGTAGTAATGTGTTGTAACTTCAAAGTTACCATTACTTAACCGTCTGTAGTCTGTATTCTTGCGTTTAATGTCTATGGGCTTAAAGTCTTTAAGCATAGGATGTACTCCTTCTTGGCACTTCGTTAGCAATGCAGCCTTTGATGTTTTTTGAGCTTGTATGAGCTCAGTATTGGTTTTTTCATCAGAGGGTTTGCTGTCGGTTTGAATCCAAATATACAGTGCTGCAAATGAAATAATAAACAATCCTTTCAGCGTTTGTTTTTTCATAACATGACTCGCTAAGTAATAATAGAATATTTACCAAAAGACAAGCATAGATATCTAAGTTATTCTGAAGAAGTAGGTTAAAACAATAGTTAACGGGAGAAAGCAATGAATAGATGATGCTTCCGTTCTGGTTAAATCAGCTTAGTATTATAAAATAGGGCTTAATAAAAGATGGATACCTTAAATATACTATATCTCGTAGGAGCAGTATTAATTTTTGCCAGTATTATGGCAAGTACGTTATCGGCGCGATTGGGCGTCCCATTTTTGCTATTGTTTTTAGTTGTCGGGATGCTTGCCGGTGAAGAGGGTATCCTGGGTATTGAGTTTTCTCAGTATGAGATCGCCAATTTTGTCGGGCAGGCGGCATTGGCTTGTATTCTGTTAGATGGTGGACTACGCACCTCGTTCAAGTCGTTTCGTGTTGGACTAAAACCAGCAATCACTCTTGCCACTTGGGGCGTACTTGCGACCGTTATGATACTGGGAGTATTCGTCACTTGGATGCTTGATGTCGATTGGCGCTTTGGTTTATTACTGGCAGCAATCGTAGGTTCGACCGATGCGGCAGCAGTATTTTCACTATTGCGTAATGGTGGTGTCAAGCTAAATGATCGTGTCCAAGCCACGCTTGAATTAGAGTCGGGCGCCAACGACCCATTGGCGATTTTGTTAGTCACTGGATTGATTGAATTAAATGTAGATTCAGCCGGTCAAACAGCGCTAGGCTTTTTAGGGCTACTCTTGCGGCAACTTAGCTTTGGTCTAGGAATGGGCTTGTTCTTTGGTTATTTTCTATCTCGGCTATTACCCAAGATACATTTGGCAGAAGGCATGTATGCTATTTTGATACTGTCGGCTGGCTTAGCGGTTTTTTCTGCCACCAATTTACTAGGCGGAAGTGGCTTTTTAGCGGTCTTTGTCGCGGGTATTTTAATTGGCAACCATAAGGTACGCTCAACTGAGCATGTCATGCGGGTAATGGATAGCTTTGCGTGGTTATCGCAAGCGGTGTTATTTGTGGTATTGGGATTATTGGTGACCCCATCGAACGTTCTTGATGTTTGGCCTTATTCAGTGGCAATTGCCGCTTTTATGATTTTAGTGGCTCGTCCTCTCGCGGTCTATACCAGTGTTTTGCCGTTTAAGTTTAAAAATAGAGAAATCGCTTTTATTTCTTGGGTTGGATTACGCGGTGCGGTACCCATTACTCTTGCCATGTTACCAGTGATTGCAGGGGTAGATAATGCTTTTATGCTATTTGATATTGCTTTTGGCGTGGTGGTCTTATCGCTTGTATTACAAGGAACAACCATACCGTTCATGGCCAATCTATTTAAGGTGCGTATCCCAAACAATAAAGACCCAAAAGAAGAGCATGAAGTGTGGGTATCAGATAGAGCAAGTATTATGCTATATGAATTTGAAGTAAAGTCAGGCGCGTTTGCAATTGGTCGTCATCCTAGGAGTATCTGTACGCGCATCAACCCTGAGGAAATCCAAGTTTTTGCCTTGGTTCGTGGTCAGCAAATCTTGACAATTAATGAAGAGACTAATCTCAAAGTTGGCGATAGCGTTTGGTATGCCATGAGTGGCGATTATGCGGGTCAGATTGCGGATATTTTTAATGACACGACGTTAGACCGTAGAGCCATCGATGATTTTTATGGCGATTGGATGCTATCGCCGAGCGTGAAGCTTAAAGATGTGCCATTCTTTACCGATAGGATGAAATCCGAACTTCTAGAAGATGGGCTAATCACAAAAAATAAAGGATGGTCAAAAAATATGTGGGAACAAACGGTTGCCGAATACATTAAAGATAGCTTAAAAACGGCACCCGTAGCAGGCGATACGGTGGCGATTAATGAGGAGTGGTTGTTGGTTATTAAGGAAGTTGATGACCAAGGAAGACTGAGAACTATAGGCCTGAAACAACTAGAGGGACCAGCGGTGGCATAGTCTCAATCATTATTACAGAGCCTTTCCTAAATTTCGTGTAAGTACTTCTACAATCTAAATGATAGTTACACACTTTTTAGGAAAGTCTCAAAGCGCCAACTTATCCTTATATTCACACATGCCTTTTAATGCATCATCTATCAACGCTTTCATTTTAGATAACTCTAGAATCTTAACTTCAATTTGCTTGTTTTTTTCTAGAAGCTTTTCACCCATTTGTGATTGGGTCAGGTTGTTTGTATACAGTAGCTCTGTTAACTCTTTAATCTCTTTTAAGGTAAAACCTAACTCTTTCGCCATGGAGATCATATTAAGCTGGTCGACTGTCTTATTAGTATAGACTCTATAGCCATTAGCTGTTCTAGATGGTGGCAATATCAACCCTTCTCTCTCATAAAAACGAATTGTATCTCTGCTTAATCCGACTATTTCAGTTAATTCTTTTGTATTCATTATCGAGCACGCTCACTTAACGTTTGACTGTGGAGTAATATCCATAGTTTATAGTAGCCATTCATTAACAACAAGTAGGGTTTTTTATGGATATTCAAGTAGGGTTTTTTATGGATATTAATATATTGACGGATGATAACGTCGAGCTGCGTGCAACTCTTTATAAAGCTGCTAATCCTAAAGCTGTTGTTCTAATAAACCCAGGAACCGCTACCAATACTTCTTATTATTTGCCGTTTGCTAAATACTTAAGAGAGCATGGTTTTCATGTCATTCTTTGGAACTATAGAGGGTTTTGCGATTCTAAAGTGAGTCATCTAAAGGATTGTCATTATCCTCTGCACACGACAAAAAAAACAAAAAAGTCTGTTAAAGCAAAGGCATAATAGTAATTTTTAAGACGAATCAGACCATGCCAAACTTTAACAGACTTAGTGAAACTTTAACCCAAAACCTGAGCATGAACAAGGCAAGAATCAATTGTTTGAGCCTAATGATAATAGCCCTGATTACTGCTCAAAGCAGTAATCTTAAAAAAAATAGCAAGACACCTTCCTAAGGGTGGCAAGACCGACAGTCACTATCGCAGACTACAGCGATTTTTTGCCGAAGCGAGGATAGACTATGATCAACTGGCTTTAATGATATATCGACTATTTGGGCTAGGCAAAGTCACCTTAACCATTGACCGCACCAACTGGAAATGGGGTAAAAGTAACCTCAACATCTTTATGCTAGGGGTGGTATATAAAGGGATAGCCATCCCCTTATACTAGCAAATGCTAGATAAGCGAGGTAATACAAACCATCTTGAACGCTGTGAACTTATTGAGCGGTTTATCAAACAATTTGGCAAAGATAACCTTGATATGATAGTAGCAGACAGAGAGTTTGTTGGCGAAAAATGGTTTAACTGGCTCACCAATAATCACATACCCTTTGCCATACGGATTAAGAAGAACAGTAAAGTTAAGAATCATCATGGCAAGTTGGTACATATTAAAGAGTTATTGCGCCATGTTAGCCATCAAGAAACATATCGACATGGACGAATACTGACTGTCGATGGTTGTTTGGTTCGAGTATTTGCCAAGCGTGATAAAGACTATGGTTTAGTGATTGTCGCAACCAATCAACTAGAAACAGTGGATGCGATGACAAGCGATGCTAAGCGTTGGGAAATTGAGACTTTATTTGCTTGTCTAAAGGGCCGTGGTTTTAATCTTGAAGATACCCACTTAACCCATCTTGATCGGGTCAGTAAATTAGTCGCAGTGAATGCCTTAGCATTTTGTTGGGCTTATCATGTCGGTATTTATAAAGACAAAGATAAGCCGTTAAAACGCAAGTTGAAGTCAAACGCTCGACCTCAAGCCAGTTTGTTTGCGCTTGGCCTGGATGTGTTGATTGAGGGCCTTCGCTTGGTATTTTTTAACAATAATAAGACTGTATTTCGACAGTTAGTTAGCTTTTTAACCCCTAAACCTATGAAAATCGGGTGGGGATGATTTTTTTGTCGTGTGCAGAGAAGTTATTGTTATCAATAGCCTATACTTGTCGGTGTATAAACGTATATTTATTAGGCGTGAACACCACTGACGTCAACGCCTACGAGCGACGTAAAAGCATTCAAAAACATCAGCAACTAAAAACAAAGACTTTATTTTATAACTAACCCATTAGTAGAGAGTAAAACTATCTGTCATAACGTCTGTTATGGGGATATGTTCGGTGCGCTATACAGGCATCAAACAGCTTAGATCGGGACTACTCGCCGAAGCCACTAGACCAACAGATTTTATCAACCTCATATTCATCGATTAAAAAACCGTCTAATGAATCCCTGAAACCTGGTTTATCGCTAAGGAAATTTATCGCTTTTTCTGCTTCTTCTCTCGTACTGTAGATACCTAGCATCTTAGTACTATCATCTAAGCCTTTAACGGTATGTTCAAGATGATATACAACCGTAGTCATTACAAACCTCCCTAAAAAAACAGATAAGTTAAGAATAATATATTCTAGAGTTAAAAACTAACTGTTATCAACTATACCCTAGAAGAACCATTCGTTTTGTCCTTTAAGGGGTTACCCCAGAATTCGGAGAAAATAGTACGCTAAGGAAATTATTCGAGTTTTAATACTCTAATGGGTTTATATCAAGCTGAATGGGGCTATCACTATATAAATTCTAAAGGAAATGTGGTTGTACGTTATGAACGCTTTACCCAATCTGCGGTTTATATCGAAAATGAAGCGACAGTGAAATTTATGTTTGCCAATGCCATTATTCCCATGCTTGTTGAGTTGGAACGTAACTTTACCAGTTATGAAATTGAACAAGTGGCAAATCTGCAAAGTCGCTATGCCATGCGATTGTATGAGTGTTTGATTCGCTTTAAAGCTAGTAAATTGCTGAACATTACCTTAGATGAGTTACGCTTTCGCTTCGGTTTACTTGATACCGAATATAAGGTAATGAGTGATTTTAAAAAACGTGTGTTAGATATGGCGGTAAAAGATATTAATCATAATACCGATATTACGGTCAGTTATGACCAACACAAACAAGGTCGCACTATTACAAGCTTTACCTTTAAGTTTAAACAAAAAGCTAAAGTCAAGACCGCTAAAGTGGAGCAAGACAAGCGTGACCCCAATACGCTCGATATGTTTGTACCCATGACCGATAATCAACGCTTCGCTTTTGCCAAAAAAATATCCAAACTGCCTGAAGCCTCGTATTTGGCGAAAGGCCAAGCGAATACCAGTTATGATGCCTTTGCCGAACAAATCGCTAAGGATTTATTGAATAACGACAAGCAAAAGGTTTATTTACCTTTTTTGGAGAAGGTGGGATTTAAAAATCTCTTAGATTCTGTCTGATTTTAGTTAAACCGTACAGTTGAGAGTGGGATAGCCGTTTGGACAAATTGAACATAGTAGTTCTGAAAAACAAAACCAAAGCATGTAGTTAATTAATTATACAAATCTATAGTAATCGGTTGTAATGATACTTAACAAGGCGGCGCCGTTAAATGCAGAGGTTGTTATGAATAAAAATAGCCGTTTTTCAGAAAAGATGAGATTTATTCTGGGTATATTAATAGAAGCGTATTCAGAATAGATTTTGCACTTTAATCCATTTTTTGTTCAAAGGAGTATTACTATGAGCAACGACATGAACGATAAAAAATGCCCTTACGATATGACGCCGTTGACCATGAGTAATGGCGCGCCAGTGGTTGATAATGAAAATAGCAAAACCGCTGGTAAACGCGGTCCTCTACTTGCAGAGGACTTATGGCTTAACGAAAAGCTTGCCGACTTGAACCGAGAAGTTATACCAGAGCGCCGCATGCACGCCAAAGGTTCGGGCGCGTTCGGTACTTTTACCGTCACTAATGACATTACTCAATATACGCGTGCTGATATTTTTAGCGAAGTGGGTAAGCAAACGGAGATGTTTGCACGTTTTAGTACAGTCGCAGGTGAGCGCGGCGCTGCTGATGCTGAGCGTGATATTCGCGGTTTTGCGCTAAAGTTCTATACCGAGCAAGGGATTTGGGATTTGGTCGGTAATAATACGCCGGTATTTTTCGTTCGTGACCCGCGCAAATTTCCAGATTTAAATAAAGCGGTCAAGCGTGACCCACGTACCAATATGCGTTCGGCGACCAATAACTGGGATTTTTGGACATTACTGCCAGAGTCTTTGCACCAAGTCACCATTACCATGAGCGACCGCGGTATTCCGGCGTCTTATAGACATATGCATGGCTTTGGTTCGCATACTTATAGCTTTATCAATAGCGCCAATGAGCGTTTTTGGGTCAAGTTTCATTTCCGTACTCAACAAGGTATCAAAAACCTAACCGACGCCGAAGCAGCCGAAATCATCGCCTCGAATCGTGAAAGCCATCAAGAAGATTTGCTCAATGCCATCGACAATGGCGATTTTCCGAAGTGGAAAATGTACGTGCAAATCATGCCAGAAACCGATGCTGATAAAGTACCTTACCATCCGTTTGATTTGACCAAGGTATGGCCAAAAGGTGATTATCCGTTGATTGAAGTTGGCGAGATTGAGCTTAATAAAAACCCAGACAATTATTTCTTAGACGTCGAGCAGGCGGCTTTTGCGCCGAACAATCTCGTAACTGGCATCAGTGCCTCACCAGACCGTATGCTACAAGCGCGTC containing:
- a CDS encoding RepB family plasmid replication initiator protein, with translation MGLYQAEWGYHYINSKGNVVVRYERFTQSAVYIENEATVKFMFANAIIPMLVELERNFTSYEIEQVANLQSRYAMRLYECLIRFKASKLLNITLDELRFRFGLLDTEYKVMSDFKKRVLDMAVKDINHNTDITVSYDQHKQGRTITSFTFKFKQKAKVKTAKVEQDKRDPNTLDMFVPMTDNQRFAFAKKISKLPEASYLAKGQANTSYDAFAEQIAKDLLNNDKQKVYLPFLEKVGFKNLLDSV
- a CDS encoding catalase, which codes for MNDKKCPYDMTPLTMSNGAPVVDNENSKTAGKRGPLLAEDLWLNEKLADLNREVIPERRMHAKGSGAFGTFTVTNDITQYTRADIFSEVGKQTEMFARFSTVAGERGAADAERDIRGFALKFYTEQGIWDLVGNNTPVFFVRDPRKFPDLNKAVKRDPRTNMRSATNNWDFWTLLPESLHQVTITMSDRGIPASYRHMHGFGSHTYSFINSANERFWVKFHFRTQQGIKNLTDAEAAEIIASNRESHQEDLLNAIDNGDFPKWKMYVQIMPETDADKVPYHPFDLTKVWPKGDYPLIEVGEIELNKNPDNYFLDVEQAAFAPNNLVTGISASPDRMLQARLFSYADAQRYRVGVNHKQIPVNKPRCPVTSNHRDGQMRVDDNYGGRPHYTPNSFEQWQDQPQYAEPALKIDGYAAHYDFREDDSDYFSQPRALFNLMNDEQKQVLFDNTARAMGDALDFIKYRHIRNCYWCDPAYGVGVAKALGMNIEDAMAARESDPARHLPSCL